From Balaenoptera acutorostrata chromosome 8, mBalAcu1.1, whole genome shotgun sequence, the proteins below share one genomic window:
- the LOC114238055 gene encoding small integral membrane protein 30-like — protein sequence MISVSTQLFRVLFSLLLVLPVVEAVEAGDAIALLLGVVLSITGICACLGVYARKRNGQM from the coding sequence ATGATCTCAGTTTCAACACAATTGTTCCGAGTCCTCTTTTCATTGCTTCTGGTGCTGCCTGTTGTTGAAGCAGTAGAAGCCGGAGATGCAATCGCTCTCTTGTTAGGTGTGGTTCTCAGCATTACAGGCATTTGTGCTTGTTTGGGGGTGTATGCACGAAAGAGAAATGGACAGATGTGA